A DNA window from Selenomonas sp. oral taxon 126 contains the following coding sequences:
- a CDS encoding transglycosylase domain-containing protein codes for MTDTINETPPKRKRRKTTARKRTRKKTPRRFGRFFLSVFICLLLVSLGTFLFVPHAWQEVGEILPAAERQLPANQLHEIREPNAGEQIARVLFIRRAIEARLDRADYVPIGRISPELRKAIVAIEDRRFYDHMGFDLTGMGRAALVNIQHGRIEEGASTITQQLVKNLFLANEQTLTRKVQELLLALDIEIAYSKDEILEMYLNVVYYGSGFYGVNAAAEGYYGKPPAALDLPEASMLAGIPNAPSELSPFENFIAAKKRQAVVLDTMEAQGMIDARTAEDAKIQPLNFRPEESEKTKT; via the coding sequence ATGACTGATACGATAAACGAAACGCCGCCGAAGCGAAAGCGGCGCAAGACAACAGCACGTAAACGAACGCGCAAAAAAACGCCCCGCAGATTTGGGCGTTTTTTCTTGAGTGTATTCATCTGCCTCCTGCTCGTGTCTCTGGGGACATTTCTCTTTGTCCCGCATGCATGGCAGGAGGTTGGTGAGATTCTACCTGCAGCAGAGCGGCAGCTGCCCGCAAATCAGCTGCATGAGATCCGCGAGCCGAATGCAGGTGAGCAGATTGCACGCGTCCTCTTCATCCGCCGCGCCATCGAGGCGCGCCTTGACCGCGCGGACTACGTGCCCATCGGGCGCATTTCGCCCGAGCTGCGGAAAGCGATCGTCGCCATCGAGGATCGCCGCTTCTACGACCATATGGGATTCGACCTCACGGGCATGGGGCGCGCGGCGCTCGTCAACATCCAACACGGGCGCATCGAGGAGGGCGCAAGCACGATCACGCAGCAGCTCGTCAAAAACCTCTTCCTCGCAAATGAGCAGACGCTGACGCGCAAGGTACAGGAGCTCCTGCTCGCCCTCGACATCGAGATCGCCTACTCGAAGGACGAGATTCTCGAGATGTATCTGAACGTCGTTTACTACGGTTCGGGCTTCTACGGCGTGAATGCCGCAGCCGAAGGCTATTACGGAAAGCCTCCCGCCGCACTCGACCTGCCCGAAGCCTCCATGCTCGCGGGCATCCCCAACGCCCCCTCCGAGCTCTCCCCATTTGAAAACTTCATCGCCGCGAAGAAGCGGCAGGCAGTCGTCCTCGACACGATGGAGGCGCAAGGGATGATCGACGCACGCACTGCCGAAGACGCAAAGATACAGCCGCTGAACTTCCGCCCAGAGGAAAGTGAGAAGACCAAGACATAG
- a CDS encoding DUF4931 domain-containing protein translates to MDINLAHFNTDIGRQKPENIIHSNAACPFCATDKLTDIIATDGDIILLKNKYNVIEEADQFVLIEGRDCDADMPDYTRDHMHRLIAFGMEHWAQMRASGKYDTVLFFKNYGPYSGGTIRHPHMQLVGFPTFRQELAFRRAEFEGLTVDERDGVTLNLSTTPRVGFWELNIVPADAGSVGTIADYIQIAVDFFMNAFRRPLTSYNIFFYNDGADIFIKIMPRFATSPVFIGYNIRLLPSNLAEMRDRMRAAYFENKRSI, encoded by the coding sequence ATGGACATCAACCTTGCCCATTTCAATACGGATATCGGGCGGCAGAAGCCCGAGAACATCATCCACAGCAATGCGGCTTGTCCGTTCTGTGCAACGGACAAGCTCACAGACATCATCGCGACGGACGGCGATATTATCCTCCTCAAAAACAAATACAACGTCATCGAGGAGGCGGATCAATTCGTCCTCATCGAGGGCAGGGACTGCGATGCAGATATGCCCGACTACACGCGCGACCATATGCACCGCCTCATCGCGTTCGGCATGGAGCATTGGGCGCAGATGCGTGCGAGCGGAAAGTATGACACGGTGCTCTTTTTCAAGAACTATGGACCGTACTCGGGTGGAACAATCCGTCACCCGCATATGCAGCTCGTCGGCTTCCCCACATTTCGGCAGGAGCTTGCCTTTCGCCGCGCCGAGTTCGAGGGACTGACCGTGGACGAGCGGGACGGCGTCACGTTGAACCTCTCCACCACACCGCGCGTCGGCTTTTGGGAGCTGAACATTGTGCCCGCCGATGCAGGGTCAGTCGGAACGATTGCGGACTACATACAGATCGCCGTCGATTTCTTCATGAATGCCTTCCGCCGTCCGCTGACGAGTTACAACATCTTCTTCTACAATGACGGCGCGGACATCTTCATCAAGATCATGCCGCGCTTTGCCACCTCCCCCGTCTTCATCGGCTACAACATCCGACTGCTCCCGTCCAACCTTGCGGAGATGCGGGATCGGATGCGCGCGGCTTACTTTGAGAATAAACGGAGCATATAA
- a CDS encoding nitrogenase component 1 — MAIKVKRAGVRRAQCSCSMPAVWWALSYARGALVIFHSPRSCAHVVREKDVGSFHRLVGAGTYAPPSPVPLLTSGIGEGDAVFGAAERLRACVRYAVEKYHPHAVFIGGSCVSGIIGDDTRAVAEEMEEELDLPVVAVPTSGFLDNESFDGYLSVARVLTDRFMHPPARVRQGTVAFLGDYGGFYSSYVQELKRLLAGIGLQLTVQFPTYTPLDEIQAVSEAELLIVLGSSMSDEKQEMLVAFAEELHTRFGTPYFAEAFAGGAEETAHWLRCIGAQCGRTSEAEEVIQREEEAFERVLVRARKMLDGRRTVLVVGRELHWLQPEILLRLIEKAGVCLAGIILLALFTEEQRTTVEEGLRQCTDVPILAVEDSESEELLRAVDFVFTTHELVDVGLRQILLGKLPTVGWAMERQLIEDMEHVLYRHTDRGGLIYG; from the coding sequence ATGGCAATTAAGGTAAAACGCGCGGGGGTGCGGCGTGCGCAGTGCAGCTGCAGTATGCCCGCTGTCTGGTGGGCGCTCTCGTACGCGCGGGGAGCACTGGTTATCTTTCACAGTCCACGCTCCTGTGCACATGTGGTGCGTGAAAAGGATGTCGGCAGCTTTCACCGTCTGGTCGGTGCGGGCACGTATGCACCGCCGTCGCCCGTACCGCTCCTCACAAGCGGCATCGGTGAGGGCGACGCGGTGTTCGGTGCGGCGGAGCGTCTGCGTGCGTGCGTCCGCTATGCGGTGGAGAAGTATCATCCGCATGCTGTCTTTATCGGCGGCTCCTGCGTGAGCGGCATCATCGGAGACGATACGCGGGCAGTGGCGGAAGAGATGGAGGAGGAACTCGATCTGCCTGTTGTGGCAGTCCCCACGAGCGGCTTTTTGGACAATGAATCCTTTGACGGCTATCTCTCGGTTGCGCGTGTGCTGACCGACCGCTTTATGCATCCACCCGCGCGTGTGCGGCAGGGGACGGTGGCGTTTCTCGGGGACTATGGCGGCTTCTACAGCTCCTATGTGCAGGAGCTGAAGCGGCTGCTCGCGGGGATCGGACTGCAGCTTACGGTGCAGTTTCCCACCTATACGCCGTTGGATGAGATACAGGCGGTATCGGAGGCGGAGCTGCTCATTGTGCTCGGCAGTTCGATGTCGGACGAGAAGCAGGAGATGCTCGTCGCGTTCGCAGAGGAGCTGCATACGCGCTTCGGCACGCCGTACTTTGCCGAGGCGTTTGCGGGCGGTGCGGAGGAGACGGCACATTGGCTGCGCTGCATCGGTGCACAATGCGGGCGTACGTCGGAGGCGGAGGAGGTGATCCAACGCGAGGAGGAGGCGTTCGAGCGCGTTCTCGTGCGTGCGCGGAAGATGCTTGACGGGCGGCGCACGGTGCTGGTCGTTGGGCGTGAGCTGCACTGGCTGCAGCCAGAGATCCTCCTGCGCCTGATCGAAAAGGCGGGCGTATGTCTCGCGGGGATCATCTTGCTCGCACTCTTTACCGAGGAACAGCGTACCACAGTAGAGGAAGGGCTGCGTCAGTGCACGGATGTACCGATCCTTGCGGTGGAGGATTCCGAGAGTGAGGAACTGCTGCGGGCGGTGGATTTCGTATTTACCACGCATGAACTCGTGGACGTAGGGCTGCGGCAGATCCTGCTCGGCAAGCTGCCCACGGTCGGCTGGGCGATGGAACGGCAGCTCATCGAGGATATGGAGCACGTACTCTATCGGCATACGGACAGAGGAGGGCTGATCTATGGATGA
- a CDS encoding IS30 family transposase — translation MLYAHSTTKRRTFKHLNAYQRGQIEAMLRLGVPKVKIAKDLGIARSTLYAEIKRGTARQMCSDWTYYDRYFAETSQIIYERNRKNSVKPSKFNAARDFIRYVEDRILKDKHAPDAICGRAKRTHLFAVQVCTKTIYNYIAKGLLKVKNIDLRQKVRRKHKGKKSDDNHRALGERIDQRDPLVDERVTFGNWELDTIIGKKGTDPVLLAVDERKKRKRHLVKIRAKTAEAVAEGIAKLRELYGAKFSQVFRTITCDNGSEFARLQEAVPEAKVYYAHPYAPWECGTNEKQNALVRYFIPKGTNMTNLSEEDVQRVEDWINTLPRKILGYETPQECFDAALKNLRP, via the coding sequence ATGCTCTACGCTCATTCTACCACAAAACGCCGTACATTCAAACACCTAAATGCCTATCAGCGCGGACAGATCGAAGCGATGCTTCGCCTTGGAGTTCCTAAGGTGAAAATCGCCAAAGACCTCGGAATCGCACGCTCCACTCTGTACGCTGAAATAAAGCGCGGTACAGCAAGGCAGATGTGTTCAGACTGGACGTACTATGACCGGTATTTTGCCGAAACTAGTCAAATCATTTATGAGCGTAATCGAAAGAACTCCGTAAAGCCTTCCAAGTTCAATGCGGCACGGGACTTCATCCGGTATGTAGAAGACCGTATTCTCAAAGACAAACACGCACCTGATGCAATCTGCGGGCGCGCTAAACGTACACATCTATTTGCGGTTCAGGTCTGCACGAAGACCATCTACAACTACATTGCAAAGGGGCTACTTAAGGTCAAAAACATCGACCTACGCCAGAAGGTTCGCCGCAAACACAAAGGAAAGAAGAGCGACGACAATCATAGAGCCCTCGGTGAGCGTATCGATCAACGCGATCCGCTTGTTGACGAGCGTGTTACCTTTGGCAACTGGGAGCTTGACACCATCATCGGGAAAAAGGGTACGGATCCTGTGCTACTTGCCGTAGATGAACGTAAGAAGCGAAAGAGGCACCTTGTAAAGATTCGTGCAAAGACTGCAGAGGCGGTTGCCGAAGGGATTGCCAAACTAAGAGAGCTTTATGGGGCAAAGTTTTCACAGGTATTTCGTACGATCACCTGCGACAATGGGAGCGAGTTCGCTCGTCTGCAAGAAGCCGTTCCCGAGGCGAAGGTGTACTATGCTCATCCTTACGCTCCTTGGGAATGTGGAACGAACGAGAAGCAGAATGCACTCGTTCGGTATTTCATTCCGAAGGGCACGAATATGACAAACCTAAGCGAGGAAGATGTACAGCGTGTGGAGGATTGGATCAATACGCTCCCCCGTAAAATTCTAGGTTATGAGACGCCGCAAGAGTGCTTCGATGCCGCACTTAAAAATCTTCGCCCATAA
- a CDS encoding shikimate dehydrogenase, whose product MITGSTKLLGVIGAPIGHSLSPIIQNAALHAAGLDYVYAALPVRADALASAVRGLYDAGIAGFNVTIPFKTAIIPLMNALSEDARRIQAVNTVVVEDGRLVGHNTDVAGFLAGFAERGIALTGKNAVLIGAGGAARAALWGLLRSNISAITIGVRTAAKGAALAADFAADGDVRAVSFDDAAWIAACSDADIVVQTTPLGMMPHTDAMPPVDMAALKDDAVLYDLIYTPAETCFLREARARGCETINGETMLAAQGAEAFHLWTGKRPDVELMKRVLREELARNTLRY is encoded by the coding sequence ATGATTACAGGAAGCACGAAACTGCTGGGTGTCATCGGCGCACCCATCGGACACAGTCTCTCACCGATCATACAGAATGCAGCCCTGCACGCCGCAGGGCTTGACTATGTCTATGCGGCTCTTCCCGTGCGTGCGGATGCCCTCGCGTCGGCGGTGCGTGGCCTCTATGATGCGGGGATTGCAGGATTTAACGTGACGATCCCGTTCAAGACGGCGATCATCCCGCTGATGAATGCATTGAGCGAGGACGCGCGGCGCATTCAGGCGGTGAATACCGTAGTGGTTGAGGACGGCAGGTTGGTCGGGCACAATACGGATGTTGCGGGATTTCTTGCGGGATTTGCGGAGCGGGGGATTGCGCTCACAGGAAAAAATGCCGTACTGATTGGTGCGGGCGGCGCAGCGCGGGCAGCACTGTGGGGGCTTCTGCGCAGCAATATCTCCGCTATCACAATCGGCGTGCGGACTGCGGCAAAGGGCGCGGCGCTTGCGGCAGACTTTGCGGCAGACGGCGATGTGCGGGCGGTATCCTTTGATGATGCCGCATGGATTGCTGCGTGCAGCGATGCCGATATTGTGGTGCAGACTACGCCGCTCGGTATGATGCCGCATACAGATGCAATGCCGCCCGTGGATATGGCGGCACTGAAAGACGATGCAGTCCTCTACGATCTGATCTATACGCCCGCTGAGACGTGCTTTCTGCGCGAGGCACGGGCGCGGGGATGTGAAACGATCAACGGCGAGACGATGCTTGCGGCGCAGGGCGCAGAGGCATTTCATCTCTGGACGGGGAAACGTCCCGACGTGGAACTCATGAAGCGCGTGCTACGTGAGGAGCTTGCACGGAATACTTTGCGGTACTGA
- a CDS encoding nicotinate phosphoribosyltransferase: protein MTQFDKRNLSMMMDFYEMTMSYGYFHRGHGDVRVAFDLFFRSVPDKGGYAVFAGLEHVIEFVENLAFSDEDIDYFRAQKLFSEEFLSFLRGFRFRGDIYAVPEGTIIYPDEPLITIVAPIIDAQLIETALLAQINHQSLIATKASRIVRAAEGRKVSDFGARRAHNMDAATYGARAAYIGGVDMTATVSAGQQFGIPISGTMAHSWVMFFEDEYEAFKSYAEIYPQATVLLVDTYDVIHSGIPNAIRTAHEVLEPQGRRLAGVRIDSGDLAYLSKRIRVMLDEAGLTDCKIILSNSLDEFTISSLLLQGAQVDSFGVGERLITAKSDPVFGAVYKLVAVEQDGIFIPRIKMSENVEKLTNPGMKDLYRIYDGNGNAVADMLTVQGEEIDLARPFRYVDPIKPWKNRFFEGFSAVNLRRLYMRAGKRVEQLPTLDAIRAYVRKQLADEIWPEEQRFENPHRHYLDMTPMYYELKMGLLDDIRGKHS from the coding sequence GTGACGCAGTTTGATAAGCGAAATTTGTCGATGATGATGGATTTCTACGAGATGACGATGTCCTACGGATATTTTCATCGGGGGCACGGCGATGTGCGCGTCGCCTTCGACCTCTTCTTCCGCTCCGTTCCCGACAAGGGCGGCTATGCGGTGTTTGCGGGGCTTGAGCACGTGATCGAGTTCGTGGAGAACCTCGCGTTCTCGGATGAGGACATCGACTATTTCCGCGCGCAAAAGCTTTTCTCGGAGGAGTTCCTGAGCTTCCTGCGCGGCTTCCGCTTTCGCGGGGACATCTATGCCGTGCCCGAGGGGACGATCATCTACCCTGATGAGCCGCTGATAACGATTGTCGCACCGATCATCGACGCGCAGCTCATCGAGACGGCACTGCTTGCACAGATCAATCATCAGTCCCTGATTGCAACGAAGGCTTCGCGCATCGTGCGTGCGGCAGAGGGGCGCAAGGTGTCGGACTTCGGCGCGCGGCGTGCGCACAACATGGACGCTGCGACCTACGGCGCACGCGCGGCATACATCGGCGGTGTCGATATGACGGCAACGGTGTCGGCAGGACAGCAGTTCGGCATTCCCATATCGGGGACGATGGCGCACAGCTGGGTCATGTTCTTCGAGGATGAATATGAGGCGTTCAAGAGTTATGCGGAGATCTACCCGCAGGCGACTGTGCTCCTCGTCGATACCTACGATGTGATCCATTCGGGCATCCCGAATGCGATCCGCACGGCACATGAGGTGCTCGAGCCGCAGGGGCGGCGCCTCGCAGGTGTGCGCATTGACTCGGGCGATCTCGCCTATCTGTCGAAGCGCATCCGTGTGATGCTCGATGAGGCGGGACTGACGGACTGCAAGATCATCCTGTCGAACAGCCTCGATGAGTTTACGATTTCCTCCCTGCTCCTCCAAGGCGCGCAGGTGGACAGCTTCGGCGTGGGCGAGCGCCTGATCACGGCGAAGTCCGACCCCGTCTTCGGTGCGGTCTACAAGCTCGTCGCCGTGGAGCAGGACGGCATATTCATACCGCGCATCAAGATGTCGGAGAATGTGGAGAAGCTGACGAATCCGGGGATGAAGGATCTCTACCGCATCTACGACGGCAACGGCAATGCCGTGGCAGATATGCTCACAGTGCAGGGGGAGGAGATCGACCTCGCGCGCCCCTTCCGCTATGTCGATCCGATCAAGCCGTGGAAGAACCGTTTCTTCGAGGGCTTCTCGGCGGTGAATCTGCGTCGCCTCTATATGCGCGCGGGAAAACGCGTGGAGCAGCTGCCGACGCTGGATGCAATCCGTGCCTATGTGCGTAAGCAGCTCGCGGATGAGATCTGGCCCGAGGAGCAGCGCTTCGAGAATCCGCATCGGCACTATCTCGATATGACACCGATGTACTACGAGCTCAAGATGGGGCTGCTCGACGATATACGCGGCAAGCACAGTTAG
- a CDS encoding TIGR03960 family B12-binding radical SAM protein, with the protein MVQLDHSVLQSVLKPARYTGGEWNAVRKDWDSVQCRFALALPDVYEVGMSNLGLAILYEILNRRADIAAERVYAPWIDMEEKMRARGIPLFSLESRRPIEEFDFIGFSLQYEMIYSNVLNMLDLAGIPLYARERGEDMPFVVGGGPCVYNVEPIADFFDFFVIGEAEEVLPELCDALIAWRAEGRPGGRRGFLTRLLAIDGIYVPAFYEPIYDEAGHFREMRLLHPAARPVIYKRVVRDMDAVMSVEHPIVPYMDIVHNRMMLELFRGCSRGCRFCQAGIAYRPARERTEERLRGMAQGLIASTGYDEMSLTSLSSADYSCLGRLVDDLMADNAGEKISFSLPSLRIDSFSIDLAHRMQQVRKSGLTFAPEAGTQRLRDVINKGVTEENLLTACGAAFRHGWKQVKLYFMMGLPTETDEDIIGIAKLAKKVVDLYTEIRGRRGCKVTVSVSCFVPKPYTPFQWFGQLPIEEFRRRQQLLKEHITDRSITFHYHDARLSVIEGVFARGDRRLAPVLYEAWKNGAKFDGWSDLFDDSRYFAAFETCGVDWEYFSRRTRTIGEPLPWAHTSPGVLERFLKSEWQKALSASLTEDCRRTHCTGCGICPTLGVDVIDYAGTEVERPTLLDEKDSSVGKASPVADKTGNPAERRLFVYRGLITKGEELRYVSHLDYANLFVRACKRAGLPMAYSEGFNPHMKVAFASALSLGAASDAEYVDFEMTEALAPSEVMAHLGAHLPRGAQVVRLRLLEGKHRALMADVDEARYRIAVPYAGDVEAVRASVVRYNAAESAVWERSTPKKSRTIETKTYIKTPVSFTLEHERLTFWMNLVVTSEGSVKPIEVLSVMARDFALPVDPSEAYVTRTGLFADGVALIDRA; encoded by the coding sequence ATGGTGCAGCTCGATCACAGTGTCCTGCAATCGGTACTGAAACCTGCGCGCTACACGGGCGGCGAGTGGAATGCCGTGCGCAAGGACTGGGACAGCGTGCAGTGCAGATTTGCGCTCGCGCTGCCCGATGTCTACGAGGTCGGCATGAGCAATCTCGGGCTTGCCATTCTCTATGAGATTCTGAACCGCCGTGCGGACATTGCGGCGGAGCGCGTCTATGCGCCTTGGATCGACATGGAGGAGAAGATGCGTGCGCGGGGCATCCCGCTCTTTTCGCTTGAAAGCCGCCGCCCCATCGAGGAGTTTGACTTTATCGGCTTCTCGCTCCAATACGAGATGATCTACTCCAATGTCCTCAATATGCTCGATCTTGCAGGCATTCCTCTCTATGCGCGTGAGCGCGGCGAGGATATGCCCTTCGTTGTGGGCGGCGGGCCATGCGTCTACAACGTCGAGCCAATTGCGGACTTCTTCGACTTCTTTGTGATTGGGGAAGCCGAGGAGGTTCTGCCCGAGCTCTGCGATGCACTCATTGCGTGGAGGGCGGAGGGGCGTCCGGGCGGACGGCGCGGCTTCCTCACGCGCCTCCTTGCGATCGACGGCATCTATGTGCCCGCGTTCTATGAGCCAATTTACGACGAGGCGGGGCATTTTCGTGAGATGCGCCTTCTGCATCCTGCGGCGCGTCCCGTCATCTACAAGCGCGTTGTGCGCGATATGGATGCGGTCATGTCGGTCGAGCATCCGATTGTGCCCTATATGGACATTGTGCACAACCGCATGATGCTGGAGCTGTTTCGCGGCTGCTCGCGCGGCTGCCGCTTCTGTCAGGCGGGGATCGCCTACCGACCCGCACGTGAGCGCACGGAGGAGCGTCTGCGCGGGATGGCACAGGGGCTGATCGCATCGACGGGCTACGATGAGATGAGCCTCACCTCGCTCTCCTCGGCGGACTACTCCTGCCTCGGGCGTCTTGTGGATGATCTGATGGCGGACAATGCGGGGGAGAAGATCAGCTTCTCCCTGCCGTCGCTGCGCATCGACAGCTTCTCGATCGACCTCGCGCATCGGATGCAGCAGGTGCGAAAATCGGGGCTGACCTTTGCGCCCGAGGCAGGAACGCAGCGGCTGCGCGATGTCATCAACAAGGGCGTGACGGAGGAGAATCTGCTCACGGCGTGTGGCGCGGCATTCCGTCACGGCTGGAAGCAGGTGAAGCTCTACTTCATGATGGGGCTGCCGACGGAGACGGACGAGGACATCATCGGGATTGCAAAACTTGCAAAGAAGGTCGTCGATCTCTACACGGAGATTCGCGGGCGGCGCGGCTGCAAGGTGACGGTCTCCGTCTCCTGCTTCGTACCAAAGCCCTATACGCCGTTCCAGTGGTTCGGGCAGCTGCCGATCGAGGAGTTTCGGCGGCGTCAGCAACTCCTCAAGGAGCATATTACGGATCGGTCGATCACGTTCCACTATCACGACGCGCGGCTCTCGGTGATCGAGGGCGTCTTTGCGCGCGGCGATCGCCGCCTTGCGCCCGTACTCTATGAGGCGTGGAAGAATGGCGCGAAGTTTGACGGCTGGTCGGATCTCTTCGACGACAGCCGCTACTTCGCCGCATTTGAGACCTGCGGCGTCGACTGGGAGTATTTCAGCAGGCGTACGCGCACGATTGGCGAGCCGCTGCCGTGGGCGCACACCTCGCCCGGCGTGCTCGAGCGCTTCCTAAAGTCCGAGTGGCAGAAGGCGCTTTCGGCGTCTCTCACGGAGGACTGCCGCCGCACGCACTGTACGGGCTGCGGCATCTGCCCGACGCTCGGCGTGGATGTGATCGACTATGCGGGCACGGAGGTGGAGCGTCCCACGCTGCTTGATGAAAAAGATTCATCTGTGGGTAAAGCCTCTCCTGTGGCTGATAAAACGGGGAATCCCGCAGAGCGCCGTCTTTTTGTCTATCGCGGGCTTATCACGAAGGGCGAGGAACTGCGCTATGTCTCCCATCTCGACTATGCGAACCTCTTCGTCCGCGCGTGTAAGCGTGCAGGGCTGCCGATGGCGTACTCGGAGGGCTTCAACCCGCACATGAAGGTCGCGTTTGCGTCCGCGCTCTCGCTTGGTGCGGCGAGCGATGCGGAGTATGTGGACTTCGAGATGACGGAGGCGCTTGCGCCCTCGGAGGTGATGGCGCATCTCGGGGCGCATCTGCCGCGCGGGGCGCAGGTCGTTCGTCTGCGTCTGCTCGAGGGCAAGCATCGGGCGCTGATGGCGGATGTGGACGAGGCGCGCTATCGCATTGCCGTGCCCTATGCGGGTGATGTTGAAGCCGTGCGCGCGAGTGTTGTGCGCTACAATGCGGCGGAGAGCGCCGTATGGGAGCGCAGTACGCCGAAGAAGAGCCGTACGATCGAGACAAAGACATACATAAAAACACCCGTTTCCTTTACGTTGGAGCACGAGCGTCTGACGTTTTGGATGAATCTCGTCGTGACCTCGGAGGGCAGTGTCAAGCCCATCGAAGTACTGTCCGTGATGGCGCGGGACTTCGCCCTGCCTGTTGATCCGAGCGAGGCGTATGTGACGCGTACAGGATTGTTCGCAGACGGTGTGGCGCTGATCGACAGAGCATGA
- the trmD gene encoding tRNA (guanosine(37)-N1)-methyltransferase TrmD: MRIDLVTLFPEMFAGVFGTSIIGRAAERGILDVHYTNFRDYSTDKHRHVDDTPCGGGAGMVLKPEPLYAAVRDIHAQTAAYEGRRCTIIFDPAGDVFTQKTAKELASFDQLILICGHYEGFDHRVYDLADRLISVGDFVLTGGEIPAMLVVDATARMLPGVLGDDTSAPTDSFFDVLLGYPQYTRPREFEGRAVPDVLLSGNHAEIARWRREQSLLATLRHRPELLPLAKLTSDDLKFLARQNEIL, encoded by the coding sequence ATGAGAATCGATCTTGTGACACTCTTTCCCGAGATGTTTGCGGGCGTATTCGGCACGAGCATCATCGGGCGGGCGGCAGAGCGCGGCATCTTGGACGTGCACTATACGAATTTTCGCGACTACTCGACGGATAAGCACCGCCATGTGGACGATACGCCGTGCGGCGGCGGGGCAGGCATGGTGCTGAAACCCGAGCCGCTCTATGCCGCCGTGCGCGACATCCATGCACAGACCGCAGCCTATGAGGGGCGGCGCTGCACGATCATCTTTGACCCTGCGGGGGACGTGTTCACGCAGAAGACGGCAAAGGAACTTGCCTCGTTCGATCAGCTTATCCTCATCTGTGGGCACTATGAGGGCTTCGATCACCGTGTCTACGACCTCGCCGACCGCCTCATCTCCGTCGGCGACTTTGTGCTGACGGGCGGGGAGATTCCCGCGATGCTCGTCGTGGACGCGACGGCGCGCATGCTGCCCGGTGTACTCGGCGACGATACGTCCGCGCCGACGGATTCCTTCTTCGATGTGCTGCTTGGCTATCCGCAGTACACGCGTCCGCGCGAATTCGAGGGCAGGGCAGTTCCCGATGTCCTCCTCTCGGGCAATCATGCAGAGATTGCACGCTGGCGGCGTGAGCAGTCGCTCCTCGCAACGCTGCGTCATCGTCCCGAACTTCTGCCGTTGGCAAAACTGACGAGCGATGACTTGAAATTTCTCGCGAGACAGAATGAAATTCTGTGA